A portion of the Babylonia areolata isolate BAREFJ2019XMU chromosome 4, ASM4173473v1, whole genome shotgun sequence genome contains these proteins:
- the LOC143280830 gene encoding uncharacterized protein LOC143280830, which translates to MATQSVLVHTNDHSRIQTPVRGRGRARPRKNVDSDSASASTHNVTLSQTKAEEHRDTERVDVKEGQFEDVERRRPLTGSPHGVKHSPRTSTPLKEKATTTTSDKENSYSPKPQRSRKAFFDSGVMSQINKHLRQGTKERFEANVTRSLDRVSKEVSPGVRAKDMGPTHLKVRIPGSSVPSSVRRVVAPHTELLAEGRPRSMTDPASPPSAEDRKGGQAHTMSPHLLCLSQPAQSPESSNSSVPSLSSPARSRGRGRARGRARSTHSQDMDVHPKPAAASSHNGSCDDLSSKLHAKNMADTNSEQFSDAVDDMSSLSLSNCHVKTGGASACGSGGGGGSSVNSNPRPAGESSSSRPGAADERCPQLENVDTGRHSKGLTLKIGADEPGPDTMDPALYSPDDITLLLSPNHEYTLDWAAAMATPPPQDDQSAPDWNVQEQH; encoded by the exons ATGGCCACTCAGTCAGTTCTGgtacacaccaatgaccacagcAGGATTCAAACTCCAGTCCGAGGCAGAGGGCGTGCCAGACCCAGGAAAAATGTGGACAGTGACAGTGCCTCAGCCTCCACTCATAACGTTACATTGAGCCAGACAAAAGCAGAAGAGCACAGGGACACGGAGCGTGTTGATGTAAAAGAAGGTCAGTTTGAAGACGTTGAAAGGAGGAGACCATTAACAGGAAGTCCGCATGGAGTGAAACACAGTCCCAGAACTAGCACACCCTTGAAAGAGaaagccacaaccaccacatctGACAAAGAAAACTCATACAGCCCGAAACCTCAACGATCTCGGAAAGCCTTCTTCGACTCTGGTGTGATGTCTCAAATCAACAAGCACCTGCGGCAGGGAACCAAGGAACGGTTTGAGGCTAACGTAACTCGATCATTGGACAGGGTGAGTAAAGAGGTCTCACCTGGTGTGAGAGCCAAGGATATGGGTCCAACACACCTGAAGGTTCGGATCCCTGGCAGCAGTGTGCCGTCAAGTGTGCGACGCGTCGTGGCTCCACACACAGAGCTGCTGGCGGAAGGACGACCCCGCAGTATGACAGATCCAGCGTCACCACCATCAGCTGAAGATCGGAAAGGGGGACAAGCACACACAATGTCTCCACATCTCCTGTGCCTGAGCCAGCCAGCCCAGAGTCCAGAGTCTTCAAACAGTTCAG TGCCTTCCCTTTCATCACCAGCCAGGTCGAGAGGACGAGGGAGGGCGCGAGGACGAGCCAGAAGCACACACAGCCAGGACATGGACGTCCATCCTAAACCTGCAGCAGCATCCTCTCACAATGGCTCCTGTGATGATCTGAGTTCAAAGTTGCATGCGAAGAACATGGCAGACACAAACAGTGAACAGTTTTCTGACGCTGTTGATGAtatgtcatcactgtcattatccaACTGTCATGTCAAAACTGGTGGTGCATCTGCATGTGgaagtggtggaggtggaggttctTCAGTCAATAGCAACCCAAGACCTGCAGGCGAGAGCTCCTCGTCCAGACCTGGGGCTGCGGATGAAAGATGCCCACAGCTGGAGAATGTCGACACTGGACGCCACAGCAAAGGACTAACCCTGAAAATTGGCGCGGATGAGCCAGGTCCTGACACGATGGATCCTGCCTTGTACAGCCCCGATGACATCACTCTCCTCCTGTCCCCGAACCATGAGTACACCCTGGACTGGGCAGCAGCCATGGCAACGCCGCCTCCTCAAGATGATCAGTCTGCTCCAGACTGGAATGTGCAGGAACAGCATTAA